In Rosa rugosa chromosome 4, drRosRugo1.1, whole genome shotgun sequence, the genomic stretch CACAGATTTGCTATGAGCAAATAGGATTGCAACTTCACCTATGTCATTTGTTGGAGTTTTGGACTTCACCTGTCATTTGCTGTCACTATGCTAATTGCAACTTCATGTTTAGACATAGCTGCATCACCAATTGATTTGGAGGCTTTTATATGCATCACTCATCAGTACTCAATTTATTTTCCCAATGTTTCCACATTTAGGGAGTTTCGAGAAATAATTTGGGAGCTAGATTGTATTGATTGATTGTTAGGTTCTTTACGAGGTCCCTTTGAGTTTTAATCCTTCCCAGCTGAGGATACGTGCTTGAATGATGTGGAATTTACAGCTTCATTCTGGGTTTTCCTCAGTCCGGCAGAGTCCGGCAGATTGATTGTATTTCCTTTCAGTTCTCTGGCCAACTACGAAATGGCCTGTATATTATGATGCAGTATACAGCTTCATGGAGAAGGGAAAGAGATGAAAATATAACAAAGGCATATACTACAGTACTGCCTGTATAGTATTGATATAGGAAGCTGCAGTGAAGTTTCGCAGCTAGGCCCAACTAGTAGTGGTGAATGTGTTACCACATATCTAGTCGGAGATTAGATTTGTCAGTTTGTCCCATCCAAGCAGCTATATGTACAACCCCAAATTGTGAGGAAAAACAATTATAGTACCTTGGTATATGAAGCATTTGATTCCTTTTTTGCTATTATTTTGCTGCACTAACTGCATAAAAAACTGCAAGGCAACCACTGGTCATGGAATTTTAGACAAGTCTGTTGTCATAAAAGTTGTCACATGGCTGTGTGGGGCTGGTCAGGAAGTGTTGAATGATAATTGTTGTGGTAGACTTTAGATTCACAACTGCACAGTTGATTTTACAGAAAGAAAATATACATGATCGATTTGTTTGAAAGATAATTGTTGGAATTGATGGCATAGAGGATTTTTAGGATCACAATACAGGTTTACTAATATGTTCTTCAGCTGCAAGTACTCATGGGCAAAATCACACAATTGCAGAGCAGAGCTATTATTCCACAGAAGACATGACTAGTATACAAAGATTAAGTTGCAGAGGACCTCATCAAGAAGGTAGAACCCAAGGTAAGCAAGTGGCCTATGCACAGTGCAATATCACATAATTGAAAAAGATTGTAATTCTCATTTGTCAATGGAGACGGTAATACTTCACCTTCCTTCTCCTTAAAGCCTTCCTCACATGTACTCGATGCTTCCGTAACTGCACTAAGACAAATATTGGCGTTGTCATAATGCTCACCCAGAAATGCTCCTTCAGCATCCTCCAGTGTTGTGATCCCGTCTGAATAGAGCTGCAAGCAGTCCTTCAAGCAAACCACAACAAAAGGATCTAGACTTTCGTTGCTCATcaacaaataattttttatgATCTGAAGCGTGTTGCTTGCATTGTTTAGTGCTAGCTCCATTGCTATCAATGCTAGTCCTTGGAGATTAGCCACATGGCTGACCGGAACTGCTTGGAGAGAGGTTGTGCATAGGTCATAGCTAAAGACGTGGGATTCATCGGCACATCTTCTGCAGGTTTGGTTGATTATATCAACAGATATTGCAGTAATTGGTGAGAAATTTTCATGAGGAATTATAAGGAAAAATAAGCAGCAGCATAAAGagattgaaaagaaagaaatatggtGCATTGTTTCCTCTGGTTTCTTGCTCATGTAGAGGAATATATGTAGTTCTAATATGAAATTCATATGCAGTAAGAGGAAGCTTCCTGAGGTGTTAGTACTACTTGTTcttttgaagcaacaaggccagAACAGAACAGAACAGAGTCTATTCTGCAAAGACACGACAATTGTTTGGAGGGGTTCTGTACTCAGTAGCCTTGTCATACAGAAAAAAAGAATGGAGctagagaaaaataaagaatgTCGTCACTACTAAATTAAATGTTTAGTATGTTGCCATAGAATGATAGAAGATTCCATAACAACCAATTAAGAACCTCGCTTAAgagttagaaaaaaaaaatattaaccAGATCTTAATCGTTCGATTTATTATGTGTTGTTGTACAACacattacattttttttttgtaacacGCCTTTAACTCGTCAACAAACGTACGAGATACGATGACCAATTGTTGGAACATAGTTCTCCTTCTTCAAAGGAGACAGAGTTTTCCTCTCTTTAAACTCAGTTTCACAAATATATATCAGGTGCATCCACCTGACCGAGATATGTATAACCTAAATCACAATGCTTGGGTGGTGGGCTAAGGACCATGCTAGCTCCGTTAATGGAATCCCTGGCATCCTCGTAGACTTGTGCACAGATTTGTAATGAAGGTTAGTCGACTGTCGGATCCTTCGCCAACTTTTGGATGAGGTCATTGATGTAGGTCACCTTGTCTATGGCTAGGCGAAGTACGATGCACATGAGTCCAAGGTCTGCACCATGGCTTTTAGGGCTGGCCTAGCCTTAAGAGTTGAGACACAGAAGGTGTAGTTCAAAGATGGTTTACGACCAGCAGCTATCCTGCAAGATTGTTCGATGAAATCATCACTCATGGCGCTGTGAAAGAGTACGTACGAGAAAGGTGACAAGGAAGACACGCACCTCATTTTCAGAAGCAAAGATGAAGATGCAATCTCAGAGTTGGATTTAGAGGGGAGCTAGACTTGAGCTGGATATGGATATAGAGAcaaatatatatagttataccGTATAACTTATACGAACACAATGGTATTTATGGCGAGTTATACATACAAGGAAGAAAATcctctcctttttttctttttcactttaCCAAATATCTAactttttaataataataaaaatgttgtaaatgataatgactattcatgcaataggtattgcttaatgtatgcaaTTGACATACTCGTAATGTGTgtgattgacatacttgtaatgtgcgattgacagactcgtaatgtatgcgattgacatacttgtaatgtgcgattgattagtatagctattatgtattgccttttgtatacatgatgtaaccctatataaacctcatggtgagatgaatacaatacaatacaatttttccaattctctacaacacgttatcagcatgagccctaaccacaagaaaaaaaccaaaccagaaaattcttcaaaaccTGCCACTGCCACCTTTAAGCCTCACtgccgcagctcctagcccacgctagcctcacctgCGGACCTacccctgcagcacctacgcgcccctgcgcacacATCCCTGCTGCCcttgcagcaccaacgcacaccgactgcatccttctcctttcatgtgcacgtccgtctgcttgcaggctccgaaacatctagttcAGAACCTCAtatcaaaatcctttcttcatcagagttgttcgtctctgtctcttccatctgacctccgaatttcagccttatcggagttattttgagaccggtacaacaatcaaagtgaaatctgttcagaagagaatctgctccgaatttcaacacgtaagttttgtaattaaggttgctgctttcttgtattttaaattccttttattttttgcacaattttggaatatatgaacaggattttgagtatttaataaaGCGGAATTATGGGgcttcacgcttaacgaactaagagtgttcgtatgaactaagagtgttcgtaatgctcggactaagagcgtacgtaagcatcaaattgtgaccatattaaaacattattgtttggtctaatccaaaagagattcttggaaattattttcttggtagcatagctcggaaatcttattattttagttttggtggaagtttagctccgaaactaatatatcttctcttattttcaggatgtcaaatgaacctagactcaactttcccatgcttgactcaacaggctcggattaccacagttgggtaaccgatgttgagaaccacctcacttcaaagggaatattacccataatccaggcacctaacccggatcgTGTGTTCGTGcgaacacctacaaagcatgctcaagcagttatcttgatgcgacgccatatggacaaggcactcagattggagtatatgtcgatcaaggatgcaagagagctatgggtagcgctagaagagcgttttggcaatgtccaagattccctcctccctgacttgaaggttcaatggaacaatctgcgctttgctgatttcaagtctgttactgaatataattcagaagctcttcgcctacattccatgttgaggttttgtggacaaccgtacctgtcacagagcaagagctaattgagaaaactctctccaccttccccgtttcagccattgtggtatcaaagcaataccgcactgaagtcaatgctggacgaatcacgaggtttcatcagcttatcaatctcatatctgtagctgagaaacatgataacatactcgtgatgaattataattcaaggcccattggaactaagagcgttcatgaggcgaattataatgcacccaaaagagggcgcaatgagcgaaaccctaagaataagggatatgagggacgtatgggtccatataaccgccctaaccagAAAGGAAACCGCAATTTTGgtgcggatacacgtggtggcaatgccacacgtgggagagggggtcgtggcaaccctggccgtggtggtggcgccatggttcgtggtggtggcaccaaccctcctagggaacgcctacaacgtgcacaacgtgcacctcaattaaagggaggcaaccacaataatgtgtgtcatcgatgtggatcaagtgagcattggttcaagcaatgcaaggcaagcgagcaACTAGCTACAAGATACATGGCATAcagggacctgagggagcaagaagtgtaccttgtagaagaagaagaaaatggtggagacgtccatctcaccatagaggacttcaaacctgacgatgaagtgcacaaggatgccgcagactttgattagattagtccccttattttccaagaatttttgtaatggaaatatgccttagtcaataaatgacaattgtattaaactctttcttatgtggtgcacccaatgaaatatgatgtctaggaaagtcattgagattaatggtacttaagagagcctcgctccaccaacatctctctctactttcctggtcatatttgattggagttaccaaac encodes the following:
- the LOC133745802 gene encoding putative invertase inhibitor, producing MNFILELHIFLYMSKKPEETMHHISFFSISLCCCLFFLIIPHENFSPITAISVDIINQTCRRCADESHVFSYDLCTTSLQAVPVSHVANLQGLALIAMELALNNASNTLQIIKNYLLMSNESLDPFVVVCLKDCLQLYSDGITTLEDAEGAFLGEHYDNANICLSAVTEASSTCEEGFKEKEGEVLPSPLTNENYNLFQLCDIALCIGHLLTLGSTFLMRSSAT